CCGCCGCTGCCGACGATCGGCGCCGGCGAACAGGTCAGCTCCGCGATGAAGGCGCTCGAGGGCGCGGACGGCGCGTTGGTGCTGATCGACGGCAAGCCCGCGGGTGTCGTCACCAGGCACGATCTGCTCGGGTTCCTCGCCGGGCGCTAGGAGCAGGCACTGCGCTCTTCTTCACCAATCCGACCACAGTCACGGCCGGGATGGTTGCCGGATGCAGCACCGTCCGGTTAGGTTCCCGTCTACTTCCGGTCGGGTTGGTAAATGGGCTACGCGGGCCGGGGCGTTCCGAGCGCCCTGCCCCGCTATCCGATAGCGTGGGCGCGATAGAACTTTTTCGCGTCCTCGTCAAGGGGGTTCAAGACCCACATGAGTGCTCCGCAGCCACCGAACCAGCCCGGGGACGGCGGCGAGCAGCCGCCGCAGGGCCCACCGAGTGGTCCCACACCTCAGCAGGACAGTCCTTTCGGCGCGTCGGAGCCGACCCAGGTGGTCCAGCCGGGCCAGCCGTACCCGTCGGCCCCGTCTTCGGGTGAAGGCGGACTGTTCGGCGAAGCCCCCGAGCCCACGCAGGTCGTGCGGCCCGGTGACGCGAACGCCGGAGGCGAAAGCCACTTCGGCGCCGAGTCGACGCAGCTCGTCCCGCCCGGCTCGCAGCCGCCGGCCATCCCGTACTCCCCGCCGCCGAGCGCGGCCGACAACCCCGCAGCCATGGGCGGCGGGTTCGGCCAGCAGGGCTTCGGGGGACAGCCCGGCGCTCCGGGTGCTCCCGGTGCTCCTGGCGCTCCTGGTGGCTTCGGCCAGCCGGGCCAGCCGCAGGGCTTCGGTGCCCCGGGCGGGTTCGACCAGGGCCAGGGTGCCTTCGGCGCTCCGCCGCAGGGCGGGTTCGGCCAGCCGGGTCAGCCGGGCGGTTTCGGAGCGCCGCCGGCTTTCGGCGCCGCGCCCGTCGCGTCCGGTGGCGGCAACAGCATGTACGGCTTCATCGCCGGTGGCGTCGTGGCGCTGCTGGGCGTGCTGTCGCTGATCTGGTCGTTCCTCTACATGGGCGACGCGAGCGACTACTCGTCCAGCCTCGACCTGGCCCGCCAGAAGGCCGGTGACGCGCAGGTCGATCAGCTGCTCAGCCAGTCGGGCCTCGCCTCGCCGGGCGCCATCTGGTTCTACGTGATCATGGTCCTGGTCGGCGCGGTGGTCTCCATCGCGGGCGGCGCCGGGCTCATCCTGGCCGGCCGTCTCGGCGGCGGGATCAAGAAGATCGTGCCGATCGTGGTCGCCGTGGGCGGCGTGCTGCTGGGCGTCTTCGGTGTCCTGCTCATCGCCGGCTCCACGCCGAACCAGGAGCTCCTCGACCAGGCCGGCAACACGGGCGCCGACAGTATCGGCATGCCGACGCTCGTCTTCGGCATCCTGATCTTCATCGTCGGGCTCCTCGGCCTCATCCCGCCCACCGCCCAGTTCGTCGGTCTCGGCGGCGGCACCCCGGGCGGCGCGGGCGGCTTCGGTGGCCCCGCGGGTGGTGCGGGTGGCTTCGGCCAGCCGGGCCCCTTCGGCCAGCCGCAGCAGGGCTTCGGCCAGCCGGGCTTCGGCGGTCAGCCGGGTCAGCCCGGTCAGCCGGGTCAGCCGGGCTTCGGTCAGCCCGGCGAACAGCCCCCGTTCGGCCAGCCCGGCTTCGGCCAGCAGCCCGGCACCCCCAACCCGAGCAGCGGCGGCTTCCCCCAGCCCGGCGGCTACGGCCAGCCCCCGCAGCCCGGCTACGGCCAGCCCGGCGAACAGCCCGGCAGCGGCGGTTTCCCGCAGCCGGGCCAGCCCCAGCCCGGCCAGCCCCAGCCCGGCCAGCCCCAGCCCGGCCAGCCCCAGCCCGGTTACGGTCAGCCCGGTCAGCAGCCCCCTCCCGGCTACGGCCCGCCCCCCGGCTACGGCCAGCCCGGCCAGCAGCCGCCCCCGGGCTACGGCCCCCCGCCCGGGCAGCAGCCCCCGGGCTACGGCCAGCCGCCGCAGCAACAGCAGTGGTGACCAGCTGAGCTTCGTGTGAAAGGCCCCTTCGGTGCATGGCATCGAAGGGGCCTTTTGCTGTCCGGCGGCTCTTCGGCTCTGCAGCCGGGTCGGCTCGCGCTCGCGTTTGCGCCGCTGCCGGGCAATCGCTGCGGCCGCCTGCTCGCAGGTCGACTCGCGTTCGTCTTTGTGCTGCCGTGTCCAGGGCGGTGCTCGTGCTGAGGGCGGCTTCGGTCGGGTGTCGCGTTCTGGGCTGCAGGAGCTTGCTGTCGGTGGCCGAAGCTAAGCGGAGAAGCCGTGGCGAGTCGCTGAGTTCCGTCGTAACGGTCGTTCGCCGTCGAGTGCTGTTCGGTTTCGCGATGCGGTGCCGGGCTTGTCCAGGATCAGATAGTCGAGGCTTGTCGAATACCGTTCGGTATCGCGAGCCGCACCCACCCAAGCCGGCCCACGCCCGGTCTTCGCGGGCCATTTCCCCACTGTCGGCACTTATCCCGTTGCGCTCCGGGAGCGCGGAGCCGCCGACGCCGCACCTGGTCACCCACACAGCCGATCTTTGCCGGAAATTGAGAAATGCTGTTTTCCACTAACAGCCCACCCTTCTGATCTTGAACCATTGCCTGACCTGAGCGAAACGGGCACCGGTTCTTCATCGCTTCACCATTTCCCGTCCATGATCGCGATTTCCGGGCTAGGGTGAGCCGTTCGTTTTCGCCTTCGGCCCGAGGGGGAGCAGAGTTGACCGGCCCGTACGGATCTCCAGCGCAGCAGCGGTCAGGTCGCGCGCACGGGGAACCGCCGGCGCGGCGCGGCCGTCCGTCGGGGGCGACGGCGTTGGTCGCGGCGTTGCTGGGGCTCGTGGCGGTCGGGGCGGCGGGCTACCTGCCGGTGACGTTGTTCATCGACATCCCTTCGGGGTTCAGTCTCGGTGACCTTCCTGTGTGGACACTCGTGGACCTCGGCGGCTACCTGGGTGCCGCCCTCTTCCTGCTCGTCGGCGCGCTCGCCACGATCTTCCGCGCCACCGCGGGCGCCGTGCTGCTGATCCTCGGCGCGGTGATCGCCATCGGCGCGATCCTGCTGGAGCCGACGCTCGGCAACGGCGGCTACGCGGCCTACTTCGAGGTCGTCTTCGCGCTGAACGGGTTCGCGGCCGTCGACCGGGCCGTGCTGGTGGTGCTGGCGCCGCTCGTGCTGGTGCTGGCGGCGCTGCGCCCGACGTTCTCGTATCTCAGGTACCGGACCTGCGTGCCCGGACAGTGGTGATTCGCGCCCCGAAAACGTCTCCGGCCTGGCACGATACGAGGACATCTCCCCGCAGCCGGTGGGGGCCGGATTCCCGAGGACTTCCGTGAGCTATCCCCAGAACCCCGGCCAGGGGCAGAATCCGCAGCAGTCATACGGTCAGCAGCCCTCCGGCCCACAACCCTTCCCCGGCCAGCAGCCCTACGGCCAGCCGTACCCGGGCCAGCAGTCGGCGCCGTACTCCGGTCCGCAGCCGATGCCGGGTCAGCCGTACTCGGGACCGCAGCCCGTGCCCGGCCAATACCCCCAGCAGTACGGACAGCCGAGCCAGCCGTTCCCCGCGTACCCGGGCGGCCCGGGCGTGCTCCAGCAGAAGCCGGGTGGCGGAACCGCGATCACCGCGGCCGTGCTGGCGATCCTGGGGGGCATCGTCGCGCTGCTCGGGGTGATCGGGTCGATCGTCGGGCTGTCGACGCTGCACGGTACCGAGGTGCTCTTCATCGTCTCGCTGGTCGTCGATCTCGCGCTCGCCGGTTTGCTGCTCTACGGCGCCATCGCCCTGATCATGCACAAGCCGGCGGGCCGGATGTGTGTGATCATCGGCTGCGGAGTCTCGATCGCGTTCTCCGTGATCTCGTTGATCCTGTCGACGGCAGGCGTCGGCGCGCTCGGTGCGTCGGCCGAGTTCCTGGGCTACGGCATCGCGAGTGGTCTCGTCGCGCTCATCCCGCCGGTGGCCACGCTGGTCCTCGCGATCGTCAAGCCCACCCAGTTGTGGGTCGGACTCGGCACACCGGCGCAGCCGCAGTACCCGGGCACCTACCCTCCGCAACAAGGCTGGTGACGAACGGTCCCCTCCGGCGCATCGTGGGACCGCACTGGCGGGACCTGCGACGACAGGTGAGGCAGGCGTGAATTCCATCCCACCTGGCGGGATTGTCGGTACCGGGCCGTACCCTGGAACCATGGTCGACGACTACTCCGTGCTGGGTTTCGAAACACGCGCCATCCACGCCGGGCAGCAGCCCGATCCGCGGACGGGCGCCGTTATCGTGCCCATTTACCAGACGTCGACCTACGCGCAGGACGGCGTCGGCGGCACCCGCGAGGGTGACTACGAGTACTCCCGCACGGCGAATCCCACGCGTACCGCGCTGGAGCAGGCCCTGGCCTCGCTCGAAGGCGCCCGCCACGCGCTGGCGTTCGCTTCGGGCATGGCGGCGTCCGACGCGGTGCTGCGCACGACCCTGCGCCCGGGCGACCACCTGGTGCTGGGCAACGACGCGTACGGCGGCACGTTCCGCCTGATCGACAAGGTGCTGAGCCTCTGGGGCATCGAGCACACCGTCGCCAACCTCGCGAACGTCGACGAGGTCCGCGCGGCGCTGCGGCCCGAGACCAAGCTGATCTGGTGCGAGACGCCCACCAACCCGCTGCTCGGCATCGCCGACATCGCGGCGCTGGCCGGCGTGGCCCACGACGCGGGCGCGCGCCTGGTCGTCGACAACACCTTCGCCACGCCCTACCTGCAGACGCCGCTGGCCCTCGGCGCCGACATCGTGGTCCACTCCACGACCAAGTACCTCGGCGGCCACTCCGACGTCGTCGGCGGGGCCGTGCTCACCAACGAGGACGAGGTCCGCGAGCAGCTGTTCTACCTCCGCAACGCCGCCGGCGCTGTTCCCGGCCCCTTCGACGCGTGGCTCACGCTGCGCGGCCTGAAGACGCTGGCGCTGCGCATGGAGCGGCACAGCGACAACGCCGAGCTGATCGTGCAGACGCTCGCCAAGCACCCGAAGGTCTCGAAGGTCTACTACCCGGGCCTGCCCGATCACCCCGGCCACGAGGTCGCGGCCAAGCAGATGCGCCGCTTCGGTGGCATGGTGTCCTTCCGCCACGCCGACGGCGAGCAGGCCGCGCTGGCCGTCGCGTCGCGCACCAAGCTCTTCATCCTGGCCGAGTCCCTGGGCGGCATCGAGTCCCTCATCGAGCACCCGGGCCGCATGACCCACGCCTCCACGGCGGGCTCCACGCTCCAGGTCCCGGCCGACCTGCTGCGCCTCTCCGTCGGCATCGAGGACGGCACCGACCTGGTCGCCGACCTCACTGCTGCGCTGGGCTGAGCCGGCGTTCTCGCGGAACCCCGTGCCACTTTGTCGTGGTGCGGGGTTTCTGCGATGGCTACTCACTCGGTCGGCACAGCCCCCGCCCTCCTCGGGGGGACTGCCCTGTTCCAGTTTACCGAGGTCACCGGCCCGAAAACGGTGATCTGGAAATTTGTGGACAACTCGGGGCCGGCGGGATCTGCTGTGGATAACCCGGGTCTACCTCGGACGGGCGCGTGCCTCTGGGCGGCCACGAGCCGGTGAATCGAGCGGACCTCAGCACACAAGAACCCCGCGCGGATTTCGAAGCGCGGGGTTCGGAGGAGAGGTCCAGACCCGTCAGGGCCGGTAGCTGCTCGGCTGCGGACCCGCCGTGTGCATGGAGTGGTGGACGGCCTCCTGCTGCTCGGCGGGCGCGGTCGGGAGCTCGGAGCCGTCGATGCAGCCGCCGACGAGCTCGACGTGGTTGTCGTGGCGGATGTACTGGGAGTGGGCGCCGCAGCCGGCCGCGTCGACGGTGAAGTAGGCGGCGCCAGTGAGGGCGACGGCGGACGCGACGCCCAGCACCAGGGGCAGGACACCGGCCGAACGGGTCGCGCGCATCCCGCGAGCGGTCGTCGCGTTTTTCCCGCGGGCCATGGTCGCACTCCCTGATCACGTGAGGTTGCCGTTATCAGACTACCGGTCCTGCGGCGGTGGTACCTCGGCCATCCGTCGGTGGCATCATCGCGACCTATGGAACTGGTCAGCATCGAGCGGATCGAGGAGGCGCGCAAGCTCCTCGAGGGCATCACCAGGGTGACCCCCATGGAACATGCCCGCGACCTGCGGCGCTTACACGGCGGCCCGGTCTACCTCAAGTGCGAAAACCTGCAGCGCACCGGGTCGTTCAAGATCCGCGGCGCCTACACCCGCATCCACGGTCTCACCCAGGAGGAACGCGCTCGCGGCGTCGTGGCGGCGAGCGCCGGCAACCACGCGCAGGGAGTGGCGCTGGCGTCTTCGCTGTTGGGGATCTCGTCGACGGTCTTCATGCCACTGCGCGCGCCCCTGCCGAAGCTCGCGGCCACCCGCGGCTACGGTGCCGACGTGCACCTCCACGGTGCCGTCCTCGAAGAGACGCTGGCGGAGGCCATCGCGTTCTCCGAGCGCACCGGGGCGGTGTTCATCCACCCGTTCGACCACGTCGACGTGATCGCCGGGCAGGGCACCGTCGGCCTGGAGATCCTGGAGCAGGTGCCCGGTGCGAAGACCGTGCTCGTGGCCACGGGCGGTGGTGGCCTGGTCGGCGGCGTCGCGGCGGCGGTGAAGGGGCTGCGGCCCGACATCCGCGTGGTGGGCGTGCAGGCCGAGGACGCCGCCGCGTACCCGCCTTCGCTGGCGGCCGGCTCGCCCGTGCGCCTGCGCGAGCTGCACACGATGGCCGACGGGATCGCGGTCGGCGAGCCGGGGCCGGTCAGCTACGCGCACGTGTCTTCGCTGGTCGACGACGTCGTCACGGTCAGCGAGGAGTCACTGTCCCGCGCGGTGCTGCTGTGCCTCGAGCGGCGCAAGCTCGTGGTCGAGCCCGCCGGCGCCGCGACGGTCGCCGCGCTGATGCAGCACCCGGGCGCCTTCGAGCCGCCGGTGGTGGCGATCCTGTCGGGCGGCAACGTCGACCCCGTGCTGCTCCAGCAGATCATCCAGCACGGCATGACGGCCGGCGGCCGCTACCTCAAGCTCCACCTGCGCGTGCCCGACCGGCCCGGCTCGCTCGTCTCCGTGCTGACGTGCGTGAAAGAGCTCGGCGCCAACGTCCTCGACGTCGAGCACTCCCGCATCTCGGGCAGCCTCGCCCTCGGCGAGGTCGACGTGGCGCTCGCCCTGGAAACCCGCGGCCCCGAACACTGCAAGCAGGTCGAGGCCGCCCTCGCCGACGCCGGTTTCACCATCGTCTCGTGACCGTCCTCAGTGGACTGGCTGTTCCCCGGTGACCGCCGCCAGCGCCAGCTGCCACGCCGGCTCCCCGACGTCGGGCACCTCGAACCGCTGCCCGCGAATGTGGCTCAGCAGCTCCGGGTCCGGCGCCACGGCGTGCTCCCGCAGGTAGTACGCGACGGCGCCGGGCCACACCCAGCTGCCATCGGTCCGGAACGTCAACGGCACCACGTCCGCGCGCCCCGGCTCGAACGCGTCGACGTCGAAACTCCGCGACGCCAACACAGCCGGCGCGGACTCGAGGTAGGCCAGCACCCGCTCGCGCTCCGCCTCGGGCAGCGCCTCGCGCTCCACCACTGGCCGCCCGGCCTCGTCGAGCCCGTCGTAGACCCGCGGCGTCCGCATCTCGGCCGCCGTCGTCGCCGGCGGATCGGCGACGCCGTGCCCAGCCGGCGCGGCGGGGCCGGCTGCTTCCTCGGGAGCAGCGGCACGTTCCGGTGTTGGCAGGGCGGTGTCCGCGGGCGGTACGGAGGCTGCTTCCTCGGCTGCCGACAGGGACGCAGGCGCGCCGTGCTGCTGAGCTGTGGGCGCTGCGCCACCGTCCGGTGCCAGTGCGGCGGCGCCCTCTGACCGTGCGGCGGCTGCATCTACCGGCGTGCCTCGCTGCTGAGTCGCGGGCGTTGCGCCACCGTCTGGCTCCGGTGCAGCGGCGCCCTCTGGCGGCGCTGTGGCTGCTTCACCGGTCATGCCTTGTTGCTGAGCCGCGGGGGTGCTCGCAAGCGCTGTCCCGGTGTTCTCCTGCGGCGAGGCGGGGGCTGCGCTTTCGTCCGCCGCCGTGGCGGCACCTTGTCGAGGTGCGGCAGGTGCGTCGGTGTGAGACGCCGGCACAACGGGAGTTGGCGCGCCGCCCTGCTGTGCAGCGGTGTCCTTTTGCGCGGCTGCCGTGCGCTGGTCCGCGGGTGGCGCGGTAGCGGCGTCCGGGTGCGGGGCGGCAGGTGCGCCGGCGGGAGGTGTCGGCGCGGCGGGCGGTGGCGGCGGCGCCTCGGGCGTCCACGGCGCCGGGAGGGGTGGCAGGCCCGCGCGGGTTCGCAGCCAAGGTGGGATGAAGGCTTCCGAGCGCGGGAAGAACCGCAGTTCGTCCTGGAAGCCGAGTTGCGGGGGCGGGCGGCGCCAGACCGGCTCGACGTCCGGGCGGAAGTCGAGGCGCGGTGGGTGCTGCGGGGTGAACAGGAGCGTCGCACTGAGCCAGGTGCCGCGGCCGCGGCGGTACATGCCGCCGCGGAGGACGGCGAGGAGGCGGACGGCCTCGGGGTGCGGGCGGGCCGGGTAGTCGCGTCCGTCCGGGGCCGTGGTGACGACGTCGGCCTCGACGTGCCGCCCCACGGCCCGGTACTCGACCCGCAGCTGCCGCCAACCCGGCGGCACGGCCGAGGCGCACGCCTGGCCGATCCGCTGGACGAGGTCCTGCTGCTGGGCCGGGCTCAGGGGTACCGGCGGTTGGCTCAATGCGTCTCCCGCGGTGGTGTCAGTTGCCGGCGGCGGCGAGCCGCTCGCGGAACCAGTCGGGCATGAACTCCTCGGTGCGGGGGAACCGCTCCTGCTCGATCGCGAACTGCTCCGCGGCCGGGTACGGGTCGAAGTCCGGTTCGTTGCGCCAGTTGTACTGGATCGTGAACCGGCTCGGCGGCTCGATGCCGAAGCGCGCGGAGAACCACGTCCCCTCGCCCTCGGTGTACATGCCGCCGCGCAGGCGCTGGAACATCTTCCACACGTCGACCGGCGGGTCCCACGGGCGGAACGTGCCGCTGGGGTCCTTCACCCCGACTGCGACGTCGACGTTGCGGCCGACCATGCGGTAGTCGATCATCACCTGCTGCCAGCCCGGCGGCAGGGCTTCGACCACGGCCGTGGTGATCTCACCCAGCAGCTCGTTCTGCTGGATCGGGTCCAGCTCCGGCCACTTGAACGGCATCGGTCGTGTCCTCCTGATCGTTCGGACTTTTCGGGCGGCCCCATCATGGCACGGGGCGCGCGGTCACTCCTGGGCCCGCAGGCGCTCCTGCTCGCCGCCCTCGTCGAGCAGCTTCCGCAGCCACGCCGGCACGTGCTCGTCGTCGCGCGGGTAC
The sequence above is a segment of the Amycolatopsis sp. 2-15 genome. Coding sequences within it:
- a CDS encoding cystathionine gamma-synthase, which translates into the protein MVDDYSVLGFETRAIHAGQQPDPRTGAVIVPIYQTSTYAQDGVGGTREGDYEYSRTANPTRTALEQALASLEGARHALAFASGMAASDAVLRTTLRPGDHLVLGNDAYGGTFRLIDKVLSLWGIEHTVANLANVDEVRAALRPETKLIWCETPTNPLLGIADIAALAGVAHDAGARLVVDNTFATPYLQTPLALGADIVVHSTTKYLGGHSDVVGGAVLTNEDEVREQLFYLRNAAGAVPGPFDAWLTLRGLKTLALRMERHSDNAELIVQTLAKHPKVSKVYYPGLPDHPGHEVAAKQMRRFGGMVSFRHADGEQAALAVASRTKLFILAESLGGIESLIEHPGRMTHASTAGSTLQVPADLLRLSVGIEDGTDLVADLTAALG
- the ilvA gene encoding threonine ammonia-lyase, with protein sequence MELVSIERIEEARKLLEGITRVTPMEHARDLRRLHGGPVYLKCENLQRTGSFKIRGAYTRIHGLTQEERARGVVAASAGNHAQGVALASSLLGISSTVFMPLRAPLPKLAATRGYGADVHLHGAVLEETLAEAIAFSERTGAVFIHPFDHVDVIAGQGTVGLEILEQVPGAKTVLVATGGGGLVGGVAAAVKGLRPDIRVVGVQAEDAAAYPPSLAAGSPVRLRELHTMADGIAVGEPGPVSYAHVSSLVDDVVTVSEESLSRAVLLCLERRKLVVEPAGAATVAALMQHPGAFEPPVVAILSGGNVDPVLLQQIIQHGMTAGGRYLKLHLRVPDRPGSLVSVLTCVKELGANVLDVEHSRISGSLALGEVDVALALETRGPEHCKQVEAALADAGFTIVS